In one Pseudodesulfovibrio tunisiensis genomic region, the following are encoded:
- a CDS encoding 4Fe-4S dicluster domain-containing protein → MAIYRIKFDKNRCIACDACLVHCKVKNGIPRGLSLNRMEKEGPIPDEDGKPTAKLKYVNCRHCKKPLCVPACPTGALYVREKDGLVLLDADKCDGCQACVEACPWSVPVYNQATNRIMKCDFCVDRVDAGLEPACVTGCTAKALTFVRGK, encoded by the coding sequence ATGGCCATCTACCGCATCAAATTTGACAAGAATCGCTGCATAGCCTGTGACGCCTGCCTTGTTCACTGCAAGGTGAAGAACGGCATTCCCCGGGGGCTCTCCCTGAACCGCATGGAAAAGGAAGGCCCGATCCCCGACGAGGATGGCAAGCCCACCGCCAAACTCAAGTACGTGAACTGTAGACACTGCAAGAAGCCTCTGTGTGTCCCGGCATGTCCCACGGGCGCGCTGTATGTCCGGGAAAAGGACGGCCTGGTCCTGCTTGACGCCGACAAGTGCGACGGCTGTCAGGCCTGCGTGGAGGCCTGCCCCTGGAGCGTGCCGGTCTACAATCAGGCGACCAACAGGATCATGAAATGCGATTTTTGCGTGGACCGCGTTGACGCCGGGCTGGAACCGGCATGCGTCACGGGGTGCACGGCCAAGGCACTCACTTTCGTGCGCGGCAAGTAA
- a CDS encoding sulfite exporter TauE/SafE family protein, which produces MLRSKRILLLLAVLAVAVWAEPAMADRLSDAIAEAKDLGKLSGEPGYLGIEGAPQLNVILGLVWAIWVGWIFSTVGAFGGIMAGVGHITIYGLGDYAKGFGKIKLNKVVTDSIRVSNQWLVGCSAALSTFNYWKAGRLVAPLGIALAIGSVAGSWLVPWLTAGKISLKAYLGYFGLFVLFLGCYLFYETTPAAQGKKKEAKAAAKAFEDAVKKQHDGAQIDMAEMGVKVKSFTPTRCEFTFFGVEFSFNPLIPVVGGFIIAALASFLGVGGGFLLVPFLTSVAGLPMYLVAGTSAMAVFVGMCNSIASYMLLKETPVQWSLIGAELIGIVIGSMVGPRTSKYIPDIWLKRIFIVLAAYVGMRYTLKGFFGISIWP; this is translated from the coding sequence GTGTTACGTTCCAAAAGAATTCTTCTTCTCCTCGCCGTACTGGCTGTGGCCGTCTGGGCCGAGCCGGCCATGGCCGACCGGCTGTCCGACGCCATCGCCGAGGCCAAGGATCTGGGCAAGCTCTCGGGCGAGCCCGGCTATCTGGGCATTGAAGGCGCTCCGCAGCTCAACGTGATCCTCGGCCTTGTCTGGGCGATCTGGGTTGGCTGGATCTTCTCCACTGTCGGCGCATTCGGCGGCATCATGGCCGGTGTCGGCCACATCACCATCTACGGCCTCGGCGACTACGCCAAGGGTTTCGGCAAGATCAAGCTGAACAAGGTCGTGACCGACTCCATCCGCGTGTCCAACCAGTGGCTGGTCGGCTGCTCCGCTGCCCTGTCCACCTTCAACTACTGGAAGGCCGGCCGTCTCGTGGCTCCGCTGGGCATCGCCCTGGCCATCGGTTCGGTTGCCGGTTCCTGGCTGGTTCCCTGGCTCACCGCCGGCAAGATCAGCCTGAAGGCCTACCTCGGCTACTTCGGCCTGTTCGTCCTGTTCCTGGGCTGCTACCTGTTCTACGAGACCACCCCGGCCGCGCAGGGCAAGAAGAAGGAAGCCAAGGCCGCTGCAAAGGCGTTCGAGGACGCCGTGAAGAAGCAGCATGACGGCGCGCAGATCGACATGGCCGAGATGGGCGTCAAGGTGAAGTCCTTCACCCCGACCCGCTGCGAATTCACCTTCTTCGGCGTGGAATTCTCCTTCAATCCCCTGATCCCGGTCGTCGGCGGTTTCATCATCGCAGCGCTGGCCTCCTTTCTGGGTGTTGGCGGCGGCTTCCTGCTCGTGCCCTTCCTGACCTCCGTGGCCGGTCTGCCCATGTATCTGGTGGCAGGCACCTCCGCCATGGCCGTGTTCGTGGGCATGTGCAACTCCATCGCCTCCTACATGCTGCTCAAGGAAACCCCGGTCCAGTGGTCCCTGATCGGCGCCGAGCTCATCGGCATCGTGATCGGTTCCATGGTTGGTCCCCGCACCTCCAAGTACATCCCGGACATCTGGCTGAAGCGCATCTTCATCGTGCTGGCGGCCTACGTCGGCATGCGCTACACTCTCAAGGGCTTCTTCGGCATCAGCATCTGGCCGTAA